A genomic segment from Janibacter sp. DB-40 encodes:
- a CDS encoding BlaI/MecI/CopY family transcriptional regulator, which produces MPKNAILGDLEQAIMDVLWTDGGALTVREVLDRLTARDLAYTTVMTVLSRLETKGVTTRERDGRAWRYRAAATRESMTAQAMRGPLDDLSGEDRQAAILHFLSEASADDLDAVRVAMAEVEAKGDRPRRRR; this is translated from the coding sequence ATGCCCAAGAACGCGATACTGGGTGACCTCGAGCAGGCGATCATGGACGTGCTGTGGACCGACGGCGGGGCGCTGACCGTGCGGGAGGTCCTCGACCGCCTCACGGCCCGCGACCTCGCGTACACGACCGTCATGACCGTCCTCTCCCGCCTCGAGACCAAGGGCGTGACGACCCGCGAGCGCGATGGTCGCGCCTGGCGCTACCGCGCGGCGGCCACCCGCGAGTCGATGACCGCGCAGGCCATGCGCGGCCCGCTGGACGACCTGAGCGGCGAGGACCGGCAGGCCGCGATCCTGCACTTCCTCTCCGAGGCGAGCGCCGACGACCTGGACGCCGTGCGGGTCGCGATGGCCGAGGTGGAGGCGAAGGGGGATCGCCCGCGCCGCCGTCGCTGA
- a CDS encoding M56 family metallopeptidase: MIATLLLLCAAALIAVPHVLVRTERLRRSPRAALILWQALSLSAVLCLLGAGPIAWLRPRPLPPLPGGVVTALATIASLGVLIHLLVRAHDVDSRIRRAREEHRQLVDLVGRHEGEHTRVLRSEQVAAYCVPGARSRLVITDALTALPADQLAAVVAHEEAHLRERHDLVLEFFTVLHTATPRFLRTDAALTEVALLIEIIADRAAWREVGEVSLARAILSLAEAAGEEVPTGISAGAGAAATRIRLLLGDEPAPWQTLALYLFCVAAPATPPVLSVLVAG, translated from the coding sequence GTGATCGCCACCCTGTTGCTGCTCTGCGCAGCGGCACTCATCGCCGTCCCGCACGTGCTCGTGCGGACCGAGCGGCTGCGCCGCAGCCCGCGCGCGGCGCTCATCCTGTGGCAGGCGCTCTCGTTGTCCGCGGTGCTCTGCCTGCTCGGTGCGGGGCCGATCGCGTGGCTGCGGCCGCGACCACTGCCCCCGCTCCCGGGCGGCGTCGTGACCGCTCTGGCCACCATCGCCTCGCTCGGCGTGCTCATCCACCTGCTCGTGCGCGCCCACGACGTCGACTCCCGGATCCGGAGAGCGCGCGAGGAGCACCGGCAGCTCGTCGACCTCGTCGGGCGCCACGAGGGGGAGCACACCCGCGTCCTGCGGTCCGAGCAGGTGGCCGCCTACTGCGTCCCGGGAGCCCGCTCGCGGCTGGTCATCACCGACGCGCTCACCGCCCTGCCCGCTGACCAGCTGGCCGCGGTCGTCGCCCACGAGGAGGCGCACCTGCGCGAGCGGCACGATCTGGTCCTCGAGTTCTTCACGGTGCTGCACACCGCGACGCCGCGGTTCCTGCGCACGGACGCCGCGCTGACGGAGGTGGCCCTGCTCATCGAGATCATCGCCGACCGGGCCGCATGGCGGGAGGTCGGCGAGGTCTCCCTCGCGCGCGCGATCCTCTCCCTCGCCGAGGCTGCGGGAGAGGAGGTCCCCACGGGCATCTCCGCCGGGGCCGGCGCGGCGGCGACGAGGATCCGGCTGCTCTTGGGCGACGAGCCGGCGCCGTGGCAGACCCTCGCTCTCTACCTCTTCTGCGTCGCCGCGCCGGCCACCCCGCCGGTGCTGTCGGTGCTCGTGGCCGGGTGA
- a CDS encoding AIM24 family protein, protein MPIHGTLFQEFKEESTSDQFSLQNKKMLKVQMGHGPVMAKSGSMVAYQGDVRFANKGSGGLDKFIKKAVTGEGVDMMTCSGQGELFLADSASEIQVMYLENDMISVNGNNIMAFSASIDWDIHRIQARGAAMTGGLYNVTLRGTGYVAITTKGDPVALDVSGAPTFADAQAVVMWTANVRMDIKVDTGGLKSMIRGGTGEMLQMAFGGEGYVLVQPAESVADGGHQQSSGSRGSGLSDFLGG, encoded by the coding sequence ATGCCCATTCACGGCACGCTGTTCCAGGAGTTCAAGGAGGAGTCGACCTCCGACCAGTTCTCGCTGCAGAACAAGAAGATGCTCAAGGTCCAGATGGGGCACGGCCCCGTCATGGCCAAGTCCGGCTCGATGGTCGCCTACCAGGGGGACGTCCGCTTTGCGAACAAGGGCTCCGGCGGCCTGGACAAGTTCATCAAGAAGGCCGTCACCGGCGAGGGCGTCGACATGATGACCTGCTCGGGGCAGGGCGAGCTCTTCCTCGCCGACTCCGCCAGCGAGATCCAGGTGATGTACCTCGAGAACGACATGATCTCGGTCAACGGCAACAACATCATGGCCTTCTCCGCGTCGATCGACTGGGACATCCACCGCATCCAGGCCCGCGGTGCGGCGATGACCGGCGGTCTGTACAACGTCACCCTGCGGGGCACCGGCTACGTGGCGATCACGACGAAGGGGGACCCGGTCGCCCTCGACGTCTCCGGCGCCCCGACCTTCGCCGACGCGCAGGCGGTCGTGATGTGGACGGCCAACGTGCGGATGGACATCAAGGTCGACACGGGCGGCCTGAAGTCGATGATCCGCGGCGGCACCGGGGAGATGCTGCAGATGGCCTTCGGCGGCGAGGGCTACGTCCTCGTCCAGCCGGCGGAGTCGGTGGCCGACGGCGGGCACCAGCAGTCCTCGGGGAGCAGGGGCTCCGGCCTGAGCGACTTCCTCGGCGGCTGA
- a CDS encoding cytochrome ubiquinol oxidase subunit I has translation MDVLELARWQFAITTVYHFFFVPVTIGLSAIVAWYHSRWIRTRNEEHLRMAKFLGKLFTINFALGLVTGIVQEFQFGMNWSTYSRFVGDIFGAPLALEALLAFFLESTFLGLWIFGWGRIPERLHAATMWIVHIGTVLSAYFILAANSFMQNPVGYRINPETGRAEMADFLAMLTSPVQLAAFPHVITACYMVGGAFVMAVGVHKLRTVGADAKGGALADRRMYRHAARLGAVVTLVAGLGVVISGDVQGKVMTEVQPMKMAAAEALYETPPEGECAPFSVLTVAGLGGEDPTHVIEIPCLLSYLGTGSWDGQVQGMVELENEYRASFGDGELTRADTYIPPIAMTYWNFRLMMGAGFFAMAVGAWVLWATRKDRVPMQRWVGPLMVLAPIATILGHSFGWIFTEIGRQPWVVFGEMATHTAVSPSVGSTDVWISMGVFTLLYGALAVVEVRLLLEYIRRGAEPFEEPRLVTDDEPLAFTY, from the coding sequence ATGGACGTGCTCGAGCTTGCTCGGTGGCAGTTCGCGATCACCACCGTCTACCACTTCTTCTTCGTGCCGGTCACCATCGGACTGTCCGCGATCGTCGCCTGGTACCACTCACGGTGGATCCGCACCCGCAACGAGGAGCACCTGCGGATGGCGAAGTTCCTCGGCAAACTCTTCACGATCAACTTCGCCCTGGGACTGGTCACCGGCATCGTCCAGGAGTTCCAGTTCGGCATGAACTGGTCGACCTACAGCCGGTTCGTCGGCGACATCTTCGGCGCCCCGCTCGCCCTGGAGGCGCTGCTCGCCTTCTTCCTCGAGTCGACCTTCCTCGGCCTGTGGATCTTCGGCTGGGGCCGCATCCCCGAGCGACTGCACGCGGCGACGATGTGGATCGTGCACATCGGCACGGTCCTGTCGGCCTACTTCATCCTCGCGGCGAACTCCTTCATGCAGAACCCCGTCGGCTACCGCATCAACCCCGAGACCGGCCGCGCCGAGATGGCCGACTTCCTCGCGATGCTGACCAGCCCCGTGCAGCTCGCCGCCTTCCCCCACGTGATCACCGCCTGCTACATGGTCGGCGGCGCCTTCGTCATGGCCGTCGGGGTGCACAAGCTCCGTACCGTGGGAGCAGATGCGAAGGGCGGCGCACTCGCCGATCGCAGGATGTACCGCCACGCGGCCCGGCTCGGCGCGGTCGTCACCCTCGTCGCCGGTCTCGGCGTCGTCATCAGCGGTGACGTGCAGGGCAAGGTCATGACCGAGGTGCAGCCGATGAAGATGGCGGCCGCCGAGGCCCTGTACGAGACCCCTCCGGAGGGTGAGTGCGCCCCCTTCTCCGTGCTGACCGTCGCCGGCCTCGGCGGTGAGGACCCGACCCACGTCATCGAGATCCCCTGCCTGCTGTCCTACCTCGGCACCGGCAGCTGGGACGGCCAGGTGCAGGGCATGGTCGAGCTGGAGAACGAGTACCGCGCCTCCTTCGGCGACGGCGAGCTGACCCGGGCCGACACCTACATCCCCCCGATCGCGATGACCTACTGGAACTTCCGCCTGATGATGGGCGCCGGCTTCTTCGCCATGGCCGTCGGCGCGTGGGTGCTGTGGGCCACCCGCAAGGACCGGGTCCCGATGCAGCGCTGGGTGGGGCCGCTCATGGTCCTCGCGCCGATTGCGACCATCCTCGGCCACAGCTTCGGCTGGATCTTCACCGAGATCGGGCGCCAGCCGTGGGTCGTCTTCGGGGAGATGGCCACCCACACCGCGGTCTCCCCGTCCGTCGGGTCCACCGACGTGTGGATCTCGATGGGGGTCTTCACCCTGCTCTACGGGGCACTGGCCGTCGTCGAGGTCCGCCTCCTGCTCGAGTACATCCGCCGCGGCGCCGAGCCCTTCGAGGAACCCCGCCTCGTCACGGACGACGAGCCGCTCGCCTTCACCTACTGA